From Rubinisphaera margarita, a single genomic window includes:
- a CDS encoding heavy metal-binding domain-containing protein codes for MLSTTTPSVEGHSIREYRGVVTGEAILGANVFRDFFASIRDLVGGRSGSYERVLQDARLTALREMEQQASELGANAVVGIDIDYEFLGAQNGMMMVSASGTAVVLD; via the coding sequence ATGCTCTCCACCACAACTCCTTCTGTAGAAGGTCACTCGATTCGCGAATACCGAGGTGTCGTCACAGGCGAGGCGATCCTCGGAGCGAATGTCTTTCGCGACTTCTTCGCCAGCATCCGCGACTTGGTCGGGGGCCGCTCCGGCTCCTACGAACGTGTCCTGCAGGATGCCCGGCTGACGGCTCTGCGGGAAATGGAGCAGCAGGCGTCCGAGCTGGGGGCCAACGCGGTCGTCGGGATCGATATCGATTACGAGTTTCTGGGAGCCCAGAATGGGATGATGATGGTTTCGGCGAGCGGAACGGCTGTCGTGCTCGACTAA